One Triticum dicoccoides isolate Atlit2015 ecotype Zavitan chromosome 5B, WEW_v2.0, whole genome shotgun sequence genomic window carries:
- the LOC119307595 gene encoding kinesin-like protein KIN-12F produces MVRDLGAARRTPARPSASEAGNDENAPGDGSDAAAAALVGAAESRPPLLAIQPQASGLKRKPESPAPTPSKLPFRTPEKAAARSRFGWAPPRAEELPPRMGATTMTTPRAHRGKAVPAASSEGGSTHSTPTKSVSKPAYSVGLSGTRPVTSGGARGPGSGLGCSMAARGAPVSFGPATVVSSVEVPQFELREDPSFWMDNNVQVVIRVRPLNNSEKTLHGYNRCLKQESAQTITWIGQPETRFTFDHVACEGVNQEVLFRVAGLPMVENCMAGYNSCVFAYGQTGSGKTYTMLGEISDLEVRPSPERGMTPRIFEFLFARIRAEEESRRDEKLKYNCKCSFLEIYNEQITDLLDPSSTNLALREDIRNGVYVENLTELEVGCVNDIIKLLMQGSMNRKVAATNMNRESSRSHSVFTCIIESTWEKDSTTNLRFARLNLVDLAGSERQRTSGAEGERLKEAANINKSLSTLGLVIMSLVDLTNGKQRHVPYRDSRLTFLLQDSLGGNSKTMIIANVSPSLCSGNETLSTLKFAQRARLIQNNAVVNEDASGDVLALQHQIRLLKEELAVLKRHHVTRSLPFSTDICGRSGGDVDDGSDHMSVDEENNSDAQSIKSLEDLKFSNKQMRSLEETLAGALRRESMAESTIKQLEAEIEQLNRLVSQREEDTRCAKMTLKFREDKINRMEALVHNKLPAESYLLEDNKTLSREIELLRAKVDKNPEVTRFALENIRLSSQLKRYQQFCNEGEREVLLDEVSTIRNKVVQMLEGRMLTEQQNKLSSKFEDAEHRSSLASEPETLPKELKRACQELETCRSELQGCLESNKKLTREIADLHKELSTIKMTKREECQFEYGSNARAEVEDCCDEAFMDNTEDILNLQLELDILKAILAEERTVRGEVEERTTTLSDELKAANLRILQACKQSDAIESELNDARSVIEALESQQILLINELDELKKNNQKSFEILKRRGREISRLNTEIDNHRRQGLVASGEPKMQLLKCIENEDSPLQRKLKRMQASLEKANDLNTRYQRDQASDSSAEQEMDEVRRQVEVETTEVIMCLQEELMSLQQQLDASNKNELLAKQSLDELQLERKELNDRLFEVMKENESLSELTKEKEKKIQLLTSGRESLQDLISLQQQLDASNKNELLAKQSLAELQLERKQLNDRLLEAMEENERFTELTEGKEKKIQLLTNDWESLREELSSLQQQLDASNKYELLAKQSLEELQLERKELNDRLLEVMKENGSFSQLIEEKENKIQLLTNDWESLQEEFLSLQQQFDASNKNELLANQSLDELQLERKQLNDRLLEVTKEKESFSALSEEKEKEIQLLTHDWDKLAADIGSFLVEGNASLDEASDQVAFISESFSQRRWVEDQVQKMCQGISDREKLLEELQSRLKEVDDIKCDLDLKLRSLRGAMETINEMHQHERNDQEKAIALLRSQVSEQGQVNQRLELLLDESIGTFVQKEVLEQSYVSSLRGMEEGIHQLKTQLDQSKIHIAHSLSQIKDKEQTFEKLKNEENTILLRMLSDVLKAKGIIHEFGVRFNTLESSFSVDPEEVVCQNSDLNLEDRDELKTFGALEAGEQCNADALCQLSKEMESAVYKLQTLQSQMAKLLQEKENVKECLLQSRRTVQDLNSEVLQLKSQMIDQQTRYEARVEELEIKMQGKDNDTATSLVSCHKEIEALESELSEAKVLAQQKSFEAFTLIAKFQDAQATIADADSTVKALVEANENAKLQAEKHKQKESSYIVEKNDLLNEVSSLKMMLDVKGQNYLDMEKKFESSLLEANEVALELEDGIRCLKNLLSENLEFVSSDVKWMKSKLRQFTELARTWLEENWLEIIGKDCAVSVLHLCHMGILLERITGLHAENGFLQRGICESNSLISTLRQHNDKAKNELEMCSVLKGKLLLDINHSFGRVAKKEHEATELSSRLDSFGKKILHLQAQEEAMLARSDSIYNELSVLTKEIDATNRSSLAAESKEKEELHNQLDEALFLNGMLKDTMLEVLSLPEVNSAIPAKDMKGCNEFELCSWFVNYHHDSIMINAIASDIEFIVLASEVEQEKIQLQAQNLMFTEVLEGLKTEATLWKVDQDLGSLAIYALHEENSHTRIDLENLKRNKDEVMESLLATREENSKLRYVVDSLESNINSLQTDLDGKAKALMELQCSHAALCKELELKAEVIELGISRENALRSENDLLKHEKLDILCRDQRMFHLVSNIDMEKLSFSFQAYLDQINTEVQRHIDEQLTTVMKFSNDLSLVQLSVEELSTHNSFLQSELARKDELAKGLSFDLSLLQESASVVKDQADQLIELTEAITLLEHEVASKSHDLDNLASGSQLLEAQLMKSNEKILVLEEQLASTVSELNAVSMENTELRSQLNHIEQIGYSMKEELAHKSNATERMEEELIELRNLLDERNSFLQNLQNNFSKLSDEKQYCDSQVLLLREKLEMAQAVAEESEAIATEARQIADERKTYAEEKDEEVKLLERSIEELESTIFALENQVGNIKDEAERQRIQREELEVELQRVRHQMSSVPSSGKLKSFGEDGMVDSTDSFRHSREIHTELLSAQQSIKILQKEVAEKESEIAQCKSHISELNLHAEAAAREYKQKFMELEAMAHQVNTDNPSTNACSMRPEKISSKPRGSGSPFKCIGLGFVQQVNSEKDEELSAAKQRIVELEGIAASRQREIFMLNAKLATTESMTHDVIRDMLGVKMNMTTWATLVDKQQKTSTKESVAYQTEESKESNELMKLKQQLDEFIEERQSWIDEINQRQSELGAARITVEQLRQKEHFMVAEVDLLKAENANYKTIIFNLEDEVKKLTRQQNLQLRINHHVKTKEENILLKKQNEELSAKLQQLGAIVTRTKEKLARYMVSDGKDPHEQIEEEELLRKKLEESEQDRSKLAENLSSLCTSVLKVAGVRNHESETSLLKAMEALNQLQCCISSLESEVEDLRIKCKLLREKARLNSLRSDSSSASSGANESSRSPSVCRSPSISSFR; encoded by the exons ATGGTGCGGGATCTCGGCGCCGCCCGCCGCACACCGGCCAGGCCCTCCGCCTCGGAGGCCGGCAACGACGAGAACGCGCCGGGCGACGGCTCGGACGCCGCGGCCGCAGCGCTCGTCGGTGCCGCGGAGTCCCGCCCCCCTCTCCTCGCCATCCAGCCGCAGGCGTCCGGGCTGAAGCGGAAGCCGGAGTCGCCGGCGCCCACGCCCTCCAAGCTCCCGTTCCGGACCCCCGAGAAGGCCGCCGCGCGGAGCCGGTTCGGGTGGGCCCCGCCCCGCGCCGAGGAGCTGCCGCCGCGGATGGGCGCGACCACGATGACCACTCCGCGTGCGCATCGCGGTAAGGCCGTGCCGGCGGCCTCCTCCGAGGGTGGGTCCACGCACAGCACGCCCACGAAGAGCGTGTCAAAGCCGGCTTACAGCGTGGGGCTGAGCGGGACGAGGCCGGTGACGAGCGGTGGTGCCCGGGGCCCAGGATCGGGGTTGGGGTGCTCTATGGCCGCCAGGGGTGCGCCCGTGTCGTTTGGGCCGGCGACCGTGGTGAGTTCTGTGGAGGTGCCCCAGTTCGAACTACGGGAAGATCCCTCCTTCTGGATGGACAATAACGTGCAG GTTGTTATCCGTGTCCGCCCTCTAAATAACTCGGAGAAAACTCTGCATGGTTATAATCGGTGTTTGAAACAAGAAAGTGCCCAGACTATCACATGGATTGGTCAGCCAGAAACCCGTTTTACATTTGACCATGTTGCCTGTGAAGGAGTGAACCAG GAAGTACTTTTCCGTGTTGCTGGCTTACCAATGGTTGAGAACTGTATGGCTGGATACAACAGCTGCGTCTTTGCATATGGGCAG ACTGGAAGTGGAAAGACATACACGATGCTTGGCGAAATTAGTGATCTGGAAGTGAGGCCTAGTCCAGAACGTGGAATGACACCACGTATTTTCGAGTTCCTGTTTGCGAGAATTAGAGCG GAGGAAGAGAGCAGGAGGGACGAAAAGCTCAAGTACAACTGCAAGTGTTCTTTTCTTGAGATTTACAATGAACAAATTACAGATCTTCTTGACCCTTCATCCACAAATCTTGCA CTCCGAGAAGATATAAGGAATGGAGTATACGTAGAAAATCTGACTGAACTTGAAGTTGGCTGTGTCAATGATATCATTAAACTTTTGATGCAG GGCTCTATGAATAGGAAAGTGGCTGCTACAAATATGAACCGTGAGAGTAGCCGCTCCCACAGTGTGTTCACGTGTATTATCGAGAGTACGTGGGAGAAAGATTCTACAACTAACTTACGGTTTGCAAGACTGAACCTAGTTGATCTTGCTGGGTCAGAAAG GCAGAGAACATCTGGTGCTGAAGGTGAGCGGCTGAAGGAAGCTGCTAATATTAACAAATCGTTATCAACACTGGG TCTTGTGATAATGAGTCTAGTTGATCTTACAAATGGGAAGCAAAGGCATGTTCCTTATAGAGACTCAAGATTAACGTTTCTTCTCCAG GATTCTCTTGGTGGAAACTCCAAGACCATGATCATCGCAAATGTCAGCCCTTCATTGTG TTCTGGCAATGAAACACTCAGTACCCTCAAGTTTGCTCAGCGTGCAAGGCTCATTCAAAACAAT GCTGTTGTGAATGAAGACGCTTCAGGAGATGTTCTAGCTTTGCAGCATCAAATTCGTCTCCTAAAG GAGGAGCTAGCTGTCCTCAAGCGTCACCATGTCACTAGATCTTTACCATTCAGTACTGATATTTGCGGAAGATCTGGAGGTGATGTTGATGATGGCAGTGATCACATGAGTGTGGATGAGGAAAATAACAGTGACGCCCAAAGCATAAAGTCTTTGGAAgatttaaaattttcaaataagCAG ATGAGATCACTGGAAGAAACACTAGCAGGAGCTTTGAGAAGAGAATCAATGGCAGAGTCCACTATAAAGCAACTTGAAGCTGAAATTGAGCAGTTGAACCGATTG GTTTCTCAAAGAGAGGAGGATACAAGGTGTGCTAAGATGACGTTGAAATTTCGAGAAGATAAGATTAACAGGATGGAGGCTCTTGTTCATAACAAATTGCCAGCAGAATCATATCTACTTGAAGACAACAAAACTTTGTCACGAGAAATAGAGTTGCTTCGTGCAAAAGTGGACAAAAATCCAGAAGTAACCCGTTTTGCACTAGAAAATATCCGTTTATCAAGCCAACTCAAGAG GTATCAGCAGTTCTGTAACGAAGGGGAGAGGGAGGTTCTGTTGGATGAAGTTTCCACCATTCGAAATAAG GTCGTGCAAATGCTTGAGGGGAGGATGTTAACTGAGCAGCAAAATAAACTTTCATCCAAGTTTGAG GACGCAGAACATCGCTCTAGTTTAGCAAGTGAGCCTGAAACTTTGCCTAAGGAG TTGAAAAGAGCTTGTCAAGAACTGGAAACTTGCAGAAGTGAGCTACAAGGTTGCTTGGAATCAAATAAAAAACTAACTAG GGAAATAGCTGATCTGCACAAAGAATTGAGTACCATCAAAATGACAAAGAGGGAGGAATGCCAATTTGAG TATGGTTCTAATGCACGTGCAGAAGTGGAAGATTGTTGTGATGAGGCTTTCATGGACAACACAGAAGATATATTAAACCTGCAGCTGGAGTTGGACATACTTAAAGCAATTCTTGCAGAAGAGAGGACAGTCCGTGGAGAGGTTGAGGAAAGAACTACTACCTTAAGTGATGAGCTGAAAGCAGCAAATTTACGTATCCTTCAAGCTTGCAAGCAGAGTGATGCCATAGAAAGCGAACTGAATGATGCAAGATCTGTTATTGAAGCTCTTGAGTCGCAGCAGATTTTGTTGATAAATGAACTAGACGAGTTGAAAAAGAATAATCAGAAAAGCTTTGAGATTCTAAAAAGGAGGGGCAGAGAAATCTCAAGATTAAATACTGAGATTGACAACCACCGTAGACAGGGCCTGGTGGCTAGTGGAGAACCCAAAATGCAACTTTTGAAGTGTATTGAAAATGAAGATTCACCTCTGCAGAGAAAGCTGAAAAGGATGCAAGCTTCACTTGAGAAGGCAAATGACTTAAATACAAGGTACCAAAGAGATCAGGCGTCTGATAGTTCTGCTGAGCAAGAAATGGATGAGGTCCGTAGACAGGTTGAAGTTGAAACAACTGAGGTGATTATGTGCTTACAAGAAGAGCTTATGTCGCTCCAACAACAGTTAGATGCTAGTAACAAAAATGAATTGTTGGCCAAACAAAGCCTAGATGAGCTTCAACTGGAAAGGAAAGAGTTGAATGACAGGCTATTTGaggtgatgaaagagaatgaaagcCTTTCTGAACTAactaaggaaaaagaaaagaaaatccagCTTTTGACCAGTGGCCGGGAGAGCTTACAAGATCTCATATCGCTCCAACAACAGTTGGATGCTAGTAACAAAAATGAGTTGTTGGCCAAACAAAGCTTAGCCGAGCTCCAACTGGAAAGGAAGCAGTTGAATGATAGGCTACTTGAGGCGATGGAAGAAAATGAAAGATTTACTGAACTAACTgagggaaaagaaaagaaaattcagCTGTTGACCAATGACTGGGAGAGCTTACGTGAAGAGCTTTCATCTCTCCAACAACAGCTAGATGCTAGTAACAAATACGAGTTATTGGCCAAACAAAGCCTGGAGGAGCTTCAACTGGAAAGGAAAGAGTTGAATGACAGGCTACTTGAGGTGATGAAAGAGAATGGAAGCTTTTCTCAACTAAttgaggaaaaagaaaataaaattcagCTTTTGACCAATGATTGGGAGAGCTTACAAGAAGAGTTTCTATCGCTCCAACAACAGTTCGATGCTAGTAACAAGAATGAGTTGTTGGCCAACCAAAGCTTAGATGAGCTTCAACTGGAAAGGAAACAGTTGAATGATAGGCTACTTGAGGTGACGAAAGAGAAAGAAAGTTTTTCTGCACTATCtgaggaaaaagaaaaggaaattcaGCTCCTGACCCATGACTGGGACAAATTAGCTGCTGACATTGGAAGCTTTCTCGTTGAGGGAAATGCTTCTCTTGATGAAGCTTCTGACCAGGTTGCCTTTATTTCGGAGTCCTTTTCTCAAAGAAGATGGGTTGAGGATCAAGTCCAGAAGATGTGTCAGGGTATATCTGACAGAGAGAAGTTACTCGAAGAGCTCCAAAGCCGGTTGAAAGAGGTAGATGATATAAAATGCGATTTGGACCTGAAGTTAAGGTCCTTAAGAGGAGCAATGGAGACAATAAATGAGATGCATCAACATGAAAGGAATGATCAAGAAAAAGCTATTGCTCTTTTAAGATCTCAAGTATCTGAACAAGGACAGGTGAACCAGAGACTAGAGCTTTTGTTGGATGAATCCATTGGAACATTTGTGCAGAAGGAGGTTCTTGAACAAAGCTATGTATCATCACTGAGGGGGATGGAAGAAGGGATTCATCAGCTCAAGACTCAATTAGACCAGTCAAAGATACATATAGCTCATTCATTGAGTCAGATCAAGGACAAGGAGCAGACATTTGAGAAGCTAAAAAATGAAGAAAATACCATTCTGTTAAGAATGTTATCAGATGTTCTGAAGGCAAAGGGTATTATACATGAGTTTGGTGTTCGATTCAATACATTGGAGTCAAGCTTTTCTGTGGACCCTGAAGAAGTTGTTTGCCAAAATTCAGACTTGAATTTGGAGGATCGG GATGAACTTAAAACATTCGGAGCCCTTGAAGCTGGAGAGCAGTGCAATGCTGACGCCCTTTGCCAACTTAGTAAGGAGATGGAGTCTGCAGTTTATAAATTACAGACGCTGCAGTCTCAGATGGCCAAGCTTCTGCAAGAAAAGGAAAATGTGAAAGAATGCCTTCTCCAGAGTCGAAGAACTGTCCAAGATCTAAATTCTGAGGTCCTTCAATTGAAGTCACAGATGATTGATCAACAGACGCGCTATGAAGCTCGAGTGGAAGAACTGGAAATAAAGATGCAGGGAAAGGACAATGACACTGCAACATCACTTGTTTCATGCCATAAAGAGATAGAG GCACTTGAATCTGAGCTCTCAGAGGCCAAAGTTCTTGCACAGCAGAAATCATTTGAGGCTTTTACTCTTATAGCCAAGTTTCAAGATGCGCAGGCAACTATAGCTGATGCAGACTCTACAGTCAAGGCACTGGTGGAAGCGAATGAAAATGCAAAACTCCAAGCAGAGAAGCACAAACAAAAGGAATCTTCTTATATTGTTGAAAAGAATGACTTGCTAAATGAGGTCAGTAGTTTGAAGATGATGCTGGATGTGAAGGGACAAAATTACCTGGATATGGAAAAGAAATTTGAATCAAGCCTGCTTGAAGCAAATGAGGTAGCTCTTGAACTGGAAGATGGCATCagatgtctgaagaatttgctatcGGAGAACCTTGAGTTTGTTTCTTCAGATGTTAAATGGATGAAGTCAAAACTTCGGCAGTTCACAGAGTTGGCAAGAACTTGGTTGGAGGAGAACTGGTTAGAGATAATTGGAAAAGATTGTGCTGTGTCTGTGTTGCACCTCTGTCATATGGGGATTTTGTTGGAGAGAATTACTGGGCTGCATGCTGAAAATGGTTTCCTTCAGCGCGGGATCTGCGAATCTAATTCTTTGATATCTACGCTGAGACAGCACAATGATAAAGCAAAAAATGAACTGGAGATGTGTAGTGTTCTCAAAGGAAAATTACTACTTGACATTAACCACAGTTTTGGTCGTGTTGCAAAGAAGGAACACGAAGCAACTGAACTGAGCTCAAGACTGGATTCTTTCGGGAAGAAAATTCTGCATTTGCAAGCACAAGAAGAAGCAATGTTGGCACGGTCAGATTCCATTTATAACGAGCTATCTGTGTTGACTAAAGAGATTGATGCTACCAACAGGAGTTCTTTGGCGGCTGAATCCAAAGAAAAGGAAGAGCTGCACAACCAATTGGATGAGGCGTTGTTTCTCAATGGAATGTTGAAGGACACAATGCTTGAGGTTCTGAGTCTGCCTGAAGTGAACAGTGCTATACCTGCAAAGGATATGAAAGGGTGTAATGAATTTGAGTTGTGCAGTTGGTTTGTAAACTACCACCATGATTCGATCatgatcaatgcaattgcaagtgaTATTGAATTTATTGTTTTGGCTTCAGAAGTGGAGCAAGAAAAAATACAACTGCAAGCACAAAATCTTATGTTTACCGAAGTACTTGAAGGATTGAAGACAGAAGCAACTCTGTGGAAAGTTGACCAGGATTTGGGTAGTCTTGCAATTTATGCTTTACATGAGGAGAACAGTCATACAAGGATTGATTTGGAGAACCTAAAGCGGAACAAGGATGAAGTTATGGAAAGCCTACTTGCAACGCGTGAGGAAAATTCAAAACTTCGATATGTAGTTGATTCCTTGGAGTCCAACATCAATTCCCTGCAAACAGATCTAGATGGGAAAGCCAAAGCTCTAATGGAGTTGCAATGCTCCCATGCAGCCTTATGTAAAGAGCTCGAGTTGAAAGCTGAGGTCATTGAACTTGGAATTTCAAGAGAAAATGCTTTGAGGTCCGAGAATGATTTACTGAAACATGAAAAGCTGGATATTCTGTGCAGGGACCAGAGGATGTTTCATTTGGTATCTAATATTGATATGGAGAAGTTATCATTCTCCTTCCAAGCATATTTGGATCAGATTAACACAGAAGTCCAAAGACACATTGATGAGCAATTGACCACAGTGATGAAGTTCTCCAATGACTTAAGCTTGGTTCAATTgtctgttgaggagttgagcacccATAATTCCTTTTTACAGTCTGAATTAGCAAGGAAAGATGAATTGGCAAAGGGCTTATCATTTGATCTTAGCCTATTACAGGAGTCAGCGTCGGTTGTAAAAGATCAAGCAGATCAACTTATTGAGTTGACTGAAGCAATCACCTTATTAGAACATGAGGTTGCTTCTAAATCACATGATCTTGATAATCTTGCTTCTGGAAGCCAACTACTAGAAGCTCAACTCATGAAGAGTAATGAAAAGATTTTGGTGCTAGAGGAGCAGCTAGCAAGTACAGTTAGTGAACTAAATGCAGTTTCTATGGAAAACACTGAGTTGAGATCTCAGCTCAATCATATTGAACAGATCGGTTACTCTATGAAAGAGGAATTAGCCCATAAAAGTAATGCCACTGAAAGAATGGAAGAAGAGTTGATTGAGCTGAGAAATTTACTTGATGAAAGGAACAGCTTCCTTCAAAATTTACAAAATAACTTCTCCAAGCTCTCGGATGAGAAGCAATACTGTGACTCTCAGGTGCTTCTCTTGAGAGAGAAGCTGGAGATGGCTCAGGCAGTGGCAGAAGAAAGTGAAGCAATTGCTACGGAGGCCCGACAG ATAGCAGATGAAAGGAAGACATATGCTGAAGAGAAGGATGAAGAAGTCAAGCTATTGGAGAGGTCAATTGAGGAGCTCGAGAGTACCATATTTGCTCTGGAGAACCAG GTGGGCAACATCAAGGATGAAGCGGAACGACAGAGAATACAGAGAGAAGAATTAGAAGTGGAGCTGCAGAGAGTCAGGCACCAAATGTCATCTGTACCATCATCTGGGAAATTAAAGAGCTTTGGGGAAGATGGAATGgttgattcaactgactcattcag ACACTCGAGAGAGATACATACCGAGCTACTAAGTGCTCAGCAGAGTATCAAAATACTTCAAAAGGAGGTAGCTGAAAAGGAATCAGAG ATTGCTCAATGCAAGTCACACATATCGGAGCTAAACTTACATGCTGAGGCAGCAGCACGTGAATATAAGCAGAAG TTCATGGAGCTAGAGGCTATGGCACATCAGGTTAATACTGACAATCCATCAACAAATGCTTGCTCCATGAGACCGGAGAAGATTAGCTCGAAACCTCGAGGTTCAGGCTCCCCATTTAAATGTATTGGATTGGGCTTTGTACAACAAGTGAATTCTGAGAAAGACGAAGAACTAAGTGCTGCAAAGCAACGTATTGTGGAACTCGAGGGCATAGCAGCTAGTCGACAAAGGGAG ATATTCATGTTGAATGCGAAATTAGCTACCACAGAAAGTATGACACATGATGTGATTCGTGATATGTTGGGGGTTAAGATGAACATGACAACTTGGGCG ACACTAGTTGACAAACAGCAAAAGACAAGCACAAAAGAGTCAGTTGCTTATCAAACTGAAGAATCTAAAGAG TCCAATGAGCTGATGAAGTTGAAGCAGCAGCTTGATGAATTCATTGAAGAGAGACAGAG TTGGATTGATGAAATCAACCAAAGACAATCAGAACTTGGAGCTGCCCGTATTACTGTAGAGCAATTACGACAAAAGGAACATTTTATGGTAGCTGAAGTTGACTTGCTGAAG GCTGAGAATGCAAACTACAAAACGATCATTTTTAATCTTGAAGATGAAGTAAAGAAGCTTACCAGACAACAGAATCTCCAGCTACGAATTAATCACCATGTCAAAACTAAG GAAGAGAATATCCTTCTGAAAAAGCAGAATGAAGAACTAAGTGCAAAGCTGCAGCAGCTAGGGGCCATTGTTACCCGCACAAAAGAAAAGCTTGCCCGCTACATGGTCTCGGATGGAAAAGATCCACATGAGCAGATTGAAGAGGAAGAGCTTTTGAGGAAGAAATTAGAG GAAAGTGAACAAGATAGAAGCAAACTCGCAGAAAATCTATCGAGTTTGTGTACCAGTGTTCTGAAG GTAGCTGGAGTTAGAAACCATGAGTCTGAAACGAGTCTTCTGAAAGCAATGGAAGCCCTAAATCAACTCCAGTGCTGCATTTCTTCCTTGGAGAGTGAGGTTGAAGATCTTCGAATAAAG TGCAAACTACTGCGTGAAAAAGCTCGACTAAACAGTCTCCGGAGCGACTCGTCCTCCGCGAGCTCGGGGGCGAATGAGAGCTCCAGATCGCCAAGCGTGTGCAgatctccgagcatttcgtctttcCGATGA